One Aquarana catesbeiana isolate 2022-GZ linkage group LG04, ASM4218655v1, whole genome shotgun sequence genomic region harbors:
- the SLC35B2 gene encoding adenosine 3'-phospho 5'-phosphosulfate transporter 1 — protein MKSPTRRRSLLLFLVLLLGVSAEDPPPAASAQYLWGEFWMVRFFLNIAGYGTILIPGYILIQYFKRKNYLETGRGICFPLVKSCVFGHESKSLTPDEPSSAVRLEGDPSTTQQALKLLFCAAGLQIAYLTWGVLQERVMTRTYTGTEPGTPGEKFRDSQFLVFMNRILALTVAGIYCALTKQPRHGAPMYKYSFASLSNVLSSWCQYEALKFISFPTQVLAKASKVIPVMLMGKLVSHKSYEYWEYFTAVLISIGVSMFLLSNGGGSRPSGVTTFSGVVILTGYIAFDSFTSNWQDSLFKYKMSSVQMMFGVNLFSCLFTVFSLLEQGGLQEAIRFMSRHPDFAFHAGLLSVCSAFGQLFIFYTINKFGAAVFTIIMTLRQALAILLSCLLYGHPVTPIGSVGVAVVFLALFLRVYARSRMKRKGRKAADIAAVQKV, from the exons gtctCTGCTGCTTTTCCTGGTTCTCCTCTTGGGGGTCTCAGCAGAAGATCCTCCCCCCGCCGCCTCTGCCCAGTACTTATGGGGGGAGTTCTGGATGGTACGTTTCTTTCTAAACATCGCCGGGTATGGGACAATTCTGATACCGGGATATATACTCATACAGTACTTCAAACGCAAGAACTACCTAGAGACCG GTCGAGGCATATGTTTTCCACTAGTAAAGTCCTGTGTGTTTGGCCATGAATCAAAGTCTTTGACTCCCGATGAACCTTCATCTGCCGTCCGGTTAGAAGGTGACCCTAGTACCACCCAGCAGGCTCTTAAACTACTGTTCTGTGCAGCCGGACTCCAG ATCGCCTACCTGACATGGGGTGTCCTGCAGGAGCGTGTTATGACCCGTACCTACACTGGCACAGAACCTGGCACCCCCGGAGAAAAGTTCAGAGACTCTCAGTTCTTGGTGTTCATGAATCGGATCTTGGCCCTGACCGTGGCCGGAATCTACTGCGCCCTCACCAAACAGCCTCGCCATGGTGCGCCCATGTACAAATACTCCTTCGCCTCTCTGTCCAACGTCCTCAGCAGCTGGTGTCAGTACGAAGCTCTCAAGTTCATTAGTTTCCCCACCCAAGTCCTGGCTAAAGCCTCGAAGGTCATCCCTGTCATGTTGATGGGAAAGCTGGTCTCGCATAAGAGTTACGAGTATTGGGAGTATTTCACCGCTGTCCTCATTTCCATTGGGGTCAGCATGTTCCTGCTGTCCAATGGAGGAGGTTCTCGTCCTTCCGGGGTCACCACTTTCTCCGGAGTGGTCATTTTAACCGGCTACATCGCGTTCGACAGCTTCACGTCCAACTGGCAGGACTCTCTTTTTAAATACAAGATGTCTTCCGTGCAGATGATGTTTGGGGTCAACCTCTTCTCCTGCCTCTTCACTGTCTTCTCTTTGCTGGAGCAAGGTGGCCTGCAGGAGGCGATCCGCTTCATGTCCCGCCACCCAGACTTCGCTTTCCACGCCGGCCTCCTCTCTGTCTGTTCGGCTTTCGGCCAGCTCTTCATCTTCTACACCATCAACAAGTTTGGGGCGGCCGTGTTCACCATCATTATGACTTTGCGCCAGGCCCTGGCGATTCTTTTGTCATGTTTGCTGTATGGTCACCCAGTCACGCCGATTGGCTCGGTGGGGGTAGCGGTGGTTTTCCTGGCCTTATTCCTCCGTGTCTATGCCCGAAGCCGGATgaagaggaaggggaggaaggcGGCTGATATTGCGGCGGTGCAGAAGGTGTAA